AAAAGGTGGATGGCTATCACAAGAGTCTACAGACAGAGTAGGGTTAATTTTGAAAGAGAGAAACCTGCCCTCAGAACACCAGATATTCAGCTCCTGTATGAACATAGCAGCAAGCAACTAGCAGTGCTAGGATGGATACTGGGGTGTTCATGGCAGATGCACCAGCCTCGTCATAACCAGCAGTTTCAATAGAACAAAGGTTCGTTTCTCCCAACAGGCATATAATTTGTCCATAATTGCTTCAAACCAATGTCATTCAATAGTATTTCTAGATCTGTTCCTTATGAAGTGCAACATATAATTAGTAAAAATTGGTTTCTTCCTTCAGATAAGGTTTTTTGTCAGTCCATGCAAGCACTGAACTGCATGAAATCACTGTGTTGCATCACAGCTTCTAAAGCTCAAGAGATGTTGAGCAAGTTACCTGTGGAACTTTTGAGCTTGGGATTTATTATGCATTTCATCATCAAGGATTATGCAATGATTAAATCCCCGCATTTGGCCCTGTTCCTTTGAACTAGTGCCTTCTCATGCCCTTTGCTTTGTCAAAGGTTTCCTAAACCATTGGAAATTACAGAAGGGAATTTCCCGTTTGGTTCTGTTCTTCCTGGTCGATCAGCTGTATTGCTATAATGCTTTGTTTTCAGCAGTTCAAACAAGTGTAGTAATATGTAATAAAACAACTTATCTTTGCAAGAatgaataaaaatggaaattttggtGAACTGCTGCCAGCCAATTAAAAACTCTCATGTTTCTCATCTTATTGTAGGGGACAGGTAAAGATATAAACAGCGTCTAACATCAGGGTAGGTAAGagatgttttgtttggttttgtttttaaatatttcatgtttattaTTAGACCTCAATCTATAAAGAAGTTACTATAAGCTGTAGTCTATCAATCAAATAGTTAATAATTATAAAATTccttctctgtgtctctcttcAGAAGCTAACGGAATGTTTTAAGTCTTGCATCTGTATGACTGTTCTAGTATCTCACAGGATAGCTGCATAGTCAAAAGATTACCACTGTGGGGCTACAGTTTCAATGCATTTCAAACTGTTTTCCAAATCATGTACGTCTCTGAATTCCCCATGTGCATGTGGCTTCTCATGTGCAAGATTTGGAATGAAAACAGGCATAGTTTTATTGATATAAGTCCACATGTACCTGGAAACCAAACAGTCTGCTTCTGTGCTGCTCCACAATGGGGAGAGCGATGGGGCAAGCCCATCCCCCAGAAATAATGCCCATTTTTCCACTGGTACAGGGGTGTTTAGCAAGGTTGAACTATGAAGTCACGTCAGACTTTCAGCAGGTACTTCTGTGAGGAAAAGCCCTTTGGGATGAAAGAGAGGAAGCGTATTACCAGGGGACAGCAGCCTGGTGAccagggaaagcagggacagAAGAGCTGTAGCTTTGCAGCTGGTATCCAAGAGCAGTCTGACCCCCCAGCTCTCCTCTTTAGCATCCCCCAGCTATCGGTTTCTCAGTATTAACTTGAAAAAGGCTGTTTTCCCTGAAGTGTTTCCTCTCCTTTCGGAACTGTAACTGAATGGCTCTATAGCACTGGCACCTAGGCCGTCTTTGCCTCATCTTTTTATAACACATAGAGAAGGGGTTTGGCCTGTTCCCTCTGGGCCCTGGAACAACAGGAGGGGAGGTGTAGGAGAGGCTGGAAACTTTGTCAATCTGTGTTTTGGTGCTTTCTCTTTGGTGCACACTCTGAGTGCAGCAacagggagggagagcagggttTGTGAGGGTATCTGAGGAAGGACGTTGAGAAACTTACAGCAAAGGGAAGTTGGGAAGAGACAAATAAATTAGgaaactaaaagaagaaaaggagagttaGACATGACAACACCACAAAAAATAACGTGGAACCCAAGTGTAAAATCATGCTCAGGGCAGGGCTATGTCCAGTTGAggtttgagtatctccaagggtaTTCAAACTGGGCTTTCACATCCCCTCCTGGGCAGTCTGTCCCACTGCTTCACCCCGCCTTGCTATGAAGACGGTTTTTCTCTATGTCTGATGAGAATTTCCCTTCTCACAActtgtggctgctgcctcttgtgcTTTGTCTGTGGCCCTCTGAGGGGACTCTGGGCACAGCcctccccacgcagccccacaggccccagcACAGGGAAAGAACAGCCTCCCTTGAGCGGGCAGCCCCCTCGCTGACCCCCACTCTGTGTGCAGCCTCCCAGCTGCGTCAGTATTAGGACACTAAACGCAATGTATTGGCCCAGAAATGACCACCCACAACTGGCCCATGAGGTGCTCGTGGccaccctgcagcctggcagaCCAGCCTGTTGTAGGCCCCTGGCCAGTCCATATGGCCCGGTTTGGTCATGCAGGTGCTGAGGGAAACCGGGATGAAAGTCTCATGGGGTCTGGGTGGACAACAGTTGCCATCTCCTTATCCACAGGGAATAATTGCTTCCCTTGAGCACATAAGCACCTCCTTGTTTTTATATCTCTTGCCTTCTGTTTGTGTTATGGACTTGTAAATGTAAAGACTGATAAGATATGGTTATGAGTCATATCAGGACCTAGAAGGCAACTTTCTTCAGCCGTCTGCATTAAaccttttttgattattttttttaaactgcttagtGTGTACAAAGTACCTTCAGTTTATTTgcacaaagaacaaataaaaggacAGTGCCCCTGAAGTTGAGGCCCTCCTTGTGGCTTTTGATCTAAATCTTAACCTAATTTCCTGAGCCATGAGGTAAAAGGAGTACTATGAGCAAGAGTCCCACTGTGACATAAAGCACAACGTAAGCCATGGCCTCTTGTGGGAATGAGGTGTGATGAAAACTGGCTGAGGGCAGAAGTATGGGGTGAGCACTAACTGGCTGACGTAGTTTCTCTGGTATCCAAACTGCTTGTGCTTAATTTAGGAGCAGGTCGTGGTGTCAAAACTCATGTGAGAACATTCTGTCTAAAGAGCACTGGATGGAGAAGAAATGGAGCTGTTGAGATGCAAGGCCACCTCTATCTATGTATCAGTAATGTTAAGCTGTAATTGTCTAGGAAATGGCATAAGAAGCACCAAAATGGCATACAAATGTAATAGATTTGGGATCAATGAGGAAAGAAATTAGGGGTGAGTTGTTTATTTGGGGAGAGTttgggcagaggagaggagatacAAGGGTGGTGAAAAGGTGggttcaagaaaaggaaaaaaaatatggaataaggtataaaatgaagaaggaaggcaagaaatGGGAGGATCTTGCTAGAGGAGGAGTGTGGCTGCTTccaggcactggtgaggccagcCTGTGGGCCCAAGATCCCCGGGATGCTGGGGGCAACCCCTGTGGACAACGCACCAGACTCTCCACCAGGTCTATGTCTGAAAGACAGTGCAGGAGGGGGGAGTAGGAAGGGACAGATTTGTAAGGAAGCATAGACTTGTACCTTAACACTCAGTGCAGGAGGCAAGGCAGCAGAATTGCAGTTTACTAGCACTTAgtagtgatttttcatttttctttataatttagCCAATATATTAATGTAACTACTGTGTCGGTACTAATAGTAAGCAAAAGAACTGCAACTCAATATTACTTGAAGTGATATAATTGGGAAGTAATATTTCTAATAATAGTGGTGTTTTTATTAGCCAATTAAGGtattatgttgggttttttttaaagatgcgcTGCCTAATCAATAACCATTATAATCACTTACATCTCAAGTCTCCAAGCTAATGAGGGAGGGGTGAACTTGGAGAGTAACAAGTGCATTAGCAAGACAGGAGACAAACTGATCTCTCTTTGTGAGAAGGCTTTATTAGCAATTTTTGAAATTGTTTGCCTACCGCTTTTGGTGCTCTTGGTACTAATCCATGGATAAGAAGATAGGGTTACTATCTTGACAATCTTAGAAAATTCTCTTTCTAAAGTAGCTGGAGACTTTCCTAGTATAGTATCGACACTAGAGTGAAATGGGAGGGTGGAAGTGGAGGAATATGAGTTGATAACCCAATGCCTAATTTTCATGTCTTCTTAAAGGCAGTTGCTTGATAGAGACTGGATAGTGTGAATTCCTGcttacaaaaaagtaaaaaaaaaataaaattcccaggTTGTTACTGGAcagccagtttaaaaaaaaaaaaaagcggtgcCAATGGGGAAGATGGAGAATTGCTTACTATCAACCTGATGCTTCTTGATACCTGTCAATCTAGAAATAGTTATAAGTTATTCATGTTTACTCCTACCTTTGTGGAAAGGAAGAAGCTACCAAGCTGAACTTACAGCATTTCAGGTGTTATCATTCTAGTTATCTATTTTGTAGCATTGCCTGATGCTGACAGATGGTCCTTAAAACAGTTCAGAAATCGCTGCATACTGACAGCATTGATCTTTGTGTATATTTACGGTGTTTCACAATGACCAAAAAGCAGTTAGAAAAAGCAGTGTACATCAGGGCATGGGATCTTTATTGCCTCTTCCCCTGTCCCTTGGCCAATGGCAGTGGCTCTGAGGAGAAGCATCTCCAACACGTGTGACCATGCGCACTGCAAGGCCACTCATATGTACCCCAGCCATATAAGCTTCCCTAAATTAATTTATCTGTATAATAGCCAGAATTTATCTGAATAACAATCTGTTCTAGAGTTcaaattttttgcatttctaggaaaaaataatagGAAGACGCCCTTTGTGAGAGGTAGTGGCAGTCTGTGAAGAACAGAAGGTATGTAATTATGAACTGACTATGACCTGTCCCCTCAGCTCTACTTTCAGAGAAGCTACTTAAAGCTCAGATTACTCTCTAACCACCTGGAACTGGTAGCAGCTCCTGTGTACAACAGTTGACCAGGACGTGGCCTGCAGCCATCGTGTTCATGTCATGCAGGTCACTTAAATGGTGTTGGAAAGTAGCAGCCTTCAGTAGTGGCTCCAAAAGTGCACTTGCAGAGATGAGAGAGCCTCTCTCCAGGGGTTTCTCTGAGCCATGCGAGGCAGTTTGAAGATTGTGTGTGTTTGAGCTGCACGTTCAGGAGTTCCGATATTCGGGTGAAGTTTGGGATGGGAAAGTAACAGGATACAGCTATTGCTTATGAAGCAGCATTAATGCATTCTGGACAGTACAGATTCAGTAGAAAATATAGTCCTATTTCAAGTTGCTTTTAGGCTAACTGTTTCAGATGAAATGGTTCAGATGTGTGATGAACtggcaagacactggaacagtgttgcccagggaagttgtgggtgctccatccctagaggtgttcaaggccaggttggatggggctttgagtaacctggtctagtggaagatgtccctgcccagggcaggggagtggaactaggtggtcttcaAGGTGCCTTCCAAGTCTGACTGTTCTATGAAAGTAATGGCAGTGAATATATGGTAAAAGAAACCCATTTCCATGAATAGTCAATGTTGCCCACGTGGCCCCACCAGTACTACAGTCTGGAGCTCAGAAAGCAGTAATCTGGAAAGCCTGATGTTAGTGTGTTGGCCAACCAGTAAAGACTAATGTAGTGCTTTGGTATCGTTTACCCAGCTCCTCTGAGTGTACCATACTGAAATGAATGTCTGGGTTAGGCCCATCTCCTTCTGCCCCCAAATTGGGCTTATTAGACTAGAGCACAGCAGATACACAGTTTCTGTAGGTAACTGAGAGTTACCTACACTTTACTCTCCTCATTTCACAACCCACACTCCTACCCCTAAAAATATACATGCTTCACCCACAGAACCATTACCTCACagccttttatttcctcttcttttgggCTGAATCTCCTAacctacttaaagaaaaaaaaaaaaaaatttccccagCACGCTGTTATCTCTGGTTATAGCACCAGGAAGGTGTGCTTGGGGCCGCATCGGGCATGATGGAATTTGCCATGGGGAAACCCGCTGATGACAGTGGAACCCGCCCTCGTGTGAATTCCCATGGCTCCCGCCACCCCTTTATAAGCAGGTGGAGGTGCAGCAAGGCTGGCAGGACAAACCGGCAGCAGCCCAGCACTCCCAGGAGCACAGCTGCTGTGAAGTGGAAAGAGTGGAAATGGCTGGCTTTAGCAGCAAGAGCTTGGTCCTGGTTTCCCTGTTGGGGCTCCTGGCGCTGCTCCTGTGCGGCACCTCTGATGGTGAGTGAGCTCGGGTGTCTGGCCCCAGGAAGCGGTTCTCGGTGCCTGCCACGCTGGGGTGTGCATGCTCATGGCTGGCAGCAGGACGAGGGAGAGGTGGAAGGGAATTATTTCAGCACAGTATGCTGCCTAATCCTCCTCTTCTGGAGCTGGATAGTCAGGGGGCTGAACAGAGAGTACCCTAGGCAGCACGGCAGTGAGGTCCAAACGGGTTTTATTTACCTGGTCATTTTCCTTCATTCCAGCACAAAGCAACCAGGATTGCTGCCTGTCTTACACCAAAGTCCGTTTGCCTCGGTGGGCGCTGAAGGGTTATACTGAACAGCTCTCCAGTGAAGTCTGCGATATCCATGCGATCATGTAAGTTACTTTTCAGAAGATACTAGTTTTTTCTGACATGTATTAACCTTAAGATAACTGTTTGGGCAGAAGCAATGATTTGAACACTATaagcatgatttttttccttgctttttcaaaaCATTAAATTAACTGAATAAATGGTATATGATACCTGTAAACAAAATACATCGTCTCTAGTTGATAGGGACTACTATCTCATAGGACAGCCATACAATGTAAACAATAAATCTGACTGTTTAGCAATCACTGTGCAAAGACATGCTTTGTCTCCAGCTGAGGGCCACGCTAGCCGACACAGGGCCTTCCCTGGCCAAAACCTGTAAACAGATACATAAGTGATGAGTTCTCTTAACTCATAGAGAtcagaagttttttttccccatgagatTTTAGCCCTCTTAGATGTTGATCTGTCACCTTAACTTAACAGCAACTATTCTCCTTAGTCTCACAAATTATTTCTGGCATCCAGCAAAGCTCTTTGCCTCAATAGTTCCAATAAATTGAATACAACTTTATGGTGCAAAAAATGATCCCTGAGACTGAAGAAgctattacattttaatttcattaggTATCTCTTTTTGTTCATACAGTATTGGAGGGCTTGTGGAGCATCCCATATCCAACTGGCATTTACAAAAGTGGTTGCTATTGTTTATTATATAGAGTAACTAAATTGCATGTTTTTGACCAAATGCCTCTTCATAGTATTTACTGGCAGGGATTTCTAATGATTTACTGATCTctttatcattatttattttccagtttccacACCTACAGTGGACTGAACGCCTGTGTAAATCCTAAGGAAGGCTGGGTGAAGAAGCATCTTCTTTTCCTGAGGTAGgcatttaaaaatctaaatactACTAGGCTGATGAAAACAGAGCATGTATGAAAGCCCATTTCTTACATCCCCTGAATACCACTTCTGATGTGGCAATGCTGAACACATTTGTCTTTCCATCTCCTGTCAGAGATGGCTGCTCCTTTTTAGAGTCTGATGGGGACAGTCATGTCATGTGTCCCTTTTTCTACCTGAGCTATTCTCTCAGGAGGCGCTACATCTTGGAGAGAGAACCTTATAATTGACTTATGGCTGAGGTCATTATTTAAGTGTGTTGTCTCATTCTTTTAACAGCCATAAGCTCAAGAGGATGTCAATGTGATACGGTTTCCAGCAGGGAACTGAACATGGACGTGGCTGAAGAACCACTGGGTTCAACCTCTTGGTTGAGATTGTCGTCCTGTACACTGTTGTGTGCTTACTCACCACTGTCTCTGGCTTCTTTGGAACCGTCGGACTTCTGGAGTTGATTCATATTGCATCACTGTTTTGCTTGAATTAAGCACTTTGTTAAAGTTTCTATTTTTACTAATACTCGTATGTTACTAATATGATGTGAGTATTATTTAGTAAGGACTACCTTAAGCTGTTGTACACAGTGTGAATTTTAttaagtttatttcttttttttttttgttgttcagcatATGTAAAACGGgttatttattctgctttttttgttacttctttgGAATGTCTTGTgccaaaatgtttccttttaactGTAGTTAGCATTATAATCTTGAACTATTGTTAAACAAAGTCTGCTTGTAGAAAAAATGGAAattggagtttaaaaaaaaaataaatgttaaaatctGCACTCTgtgttatgtatttatttttttagttgaaaaagGTGACTTCCCCCTGAAATGAACTCCTTTGCTTATGAGCCTCCAGCTTGAACAATTATTCGCACCTCTTAAAGCCACTTTCCACCTTGCTCACTTTGCTTGCTGTATGTGTAGCTATGAACTCCGTAGGATATAATTCCTTTGTCTCCCCCAGACAGCAGCTATATAAGAAGCTTTTGCTTACTTAACATGAAGACCTTTTCTTTGCTCAATTTCATCTTTATCAGACTTGAGAGAATTTCTCTTACCAGTTTCTCTATTTGTTCAGGAGAAACCTTACGCATATTGTTACAGGGCAAGCTTCTAGCTCATCCACTGAGAAGGATTATGATTATGGTAACATAGTTTGCTCTCAACTTAAAGGGCTATCGCTAGAGGGGAAATTTGCAGTGCTTTCCTCCCCTTTATGCATTTCCTATAGTATATGATGACTTCTAGCATAACGAGATTTGTCTGATGCAGGATCTGGTTGATGGAGGTCTGCAGACACTACTAAAGTACAAATGATGCCTGATAAAAGTAATGGGACCTCGTGGAGTTGTAGGATCATGGGTGCAGGTTGAATGGGGAAGGCTGCTCAGCTTTTTAGGTACTATTATATGGCCCACACACACTTCAGGGATGTGACCAAGTAGGCTGTGCAAGTGTAGTCCTCTCATTGTTGGCACCAGAGTCTTGCAGATAAATCTACATCTTGGGTTTTGGTACCTTTTAGACATAGAGAtagaagcattatttttaatttaacttaaaTGTAAAGCAATTTTGGTGTCCTTGAGAGAGGAGCTGAGAGGTGTTGAGTTTTCTAAATCATGTTCATGAGTGTAAGGCGGTTATCTTCTGGTTTCAAAACTTGCTAGAACTTAAGCAATCTCCTTGTGGCTCTGCAAATCTGGGAATTGGCAATTCTCTGTGGGTAAGGCTCTGAAGAAGCaggattaatttgttttaatttccagcAGGTGGAATCCACGTTCCTGATATTAATGATATCATGTAAGAAGCTGTTGGCCTCCCAGGGAGGAGTAATTACCCAGCATGTTCCCTGGGGATTCCCATAGCTTCTGGGCCAAACTTCAGAGCTCTGCCTCATACTAGCCAGCAGTGGTCTGGGCTCCTGTTTGGGGTCAAAGAGCTTGCAGGCTAAATCTGGCACCAACAAAACGGTATAGACACAATGAATGGATTCATGTTAAAAACATCAGAAGGTGAGGTTCCCCAAGCCAACCCTGGGAATACGTAGGCATTGGTGGAGACGGTAGGAACCACAGCTATGGTGCAGAAACTCAGTGCAGAAAAACATGGAGTCCACGCTGGCAAATTCAAAGCGAGTGAGCAAAATAAGAAAGTGAAGATCAATATGAAAAATTCTGTGGGTGGCTCTTTGCACTCCCAGCTTGGGCCTGTTAAAAGTTTCGTATTGCTTCTGTAACTCATCCTTCCTCTTGTCAGCCATGGCTCCATCACCACAAAAACCTGGATGCTTTATCCACAGAGCTATGACTTGtgcgattttttttttgttgttcctcttTCAttctaatttaatattttttctttttttataacaaacctcactggaagaaaaaaaagtaatttgaattttttttttctatgctcaATAGCATAGATTGATAAGG
The sequence above is a segment of the Larus michahellis chromosome 6, bLarMic1.1, whole genome shotgun sequence genome. Coding sequences within it:
- the CCL20 gene encoding C-C motif chemokine 20 yields the protein MAGFSSKSLVLVSLLGLLALLLCGTSDAQSNQDCCLSYTKVRLPRWALKGYTEQLSSEVCDIHAIIFHTYSGLNACVNPKEGWVKKHLLFLSHKLKRMSM